A genome region from Thermococcus gorgonarius includes the following:
- a CDS encoding V-type ATP synthase subunit I has translation MFRPAPMLKVEVISLERYRDRLLTYLHEAGVVEIREADIPIAQRDAPNEFYRRAASYSITMSRIAEFLKSHLPSGKGGIKDFLFPQMPKRREYTYEGIEKLIKDTEKFLSEVEPKVKEVETRMSSINTEIERIKDVIRTLERLSAFNLDVSYLRHSGMVEVLVGSIDRNRLSSLREELENATSGKIVMVPKEEGDTVLLAIAFLSRDYNKINPILAKHSFEKIDVPEGEGTPAELIRKYSEELGKKERELEEVHKLARELAVKYYEDVKFYLELVENERNKANVLGMLARTNMTFGLTGWVPKADAEKVREGILKVTDGKAYVNFREPAKEELDEIPIKLNNPGWARPFEMLTEMYGVPKYDEIDPTPLIAFTYSFFFGFMLTDFLYGLIVGIVAALLVKGHRKFNDGTYKFSYTLLWSSFFTMLMGALFGSYFGNALDVVGAALTGNPDFQMWRIADPLRDPMFVLILALAVGLAHLFVGYTLGFIVKWKNGDRKGALLDQLPWMLVILAIALFATGKNVPAFVSSAKVLFGTGLVLFAIGEIVNNGGLAALMIISDFFGFVGTWLSYARLMALALATGGIAMVINVLVQMIWGVKTLYIGPIIGVILFFGGQIFSTAINALGAFVHSLRLHYVEFFGTFYSGEGKPFEPFKSRREVSEVTLKVENA, from the coding sequence ATGTTTCGGCCTGCTCCGATGCTCAAAGTCGAGGTAATAAGTCTTGAACGGTACAGGGACAGGCTTCTCACCTATCTCCACGAGGCGGGTGTTGTTGAGATCAGGGAGGCCGACATTCCTATAGCTCAGAGAGATGCCCCCAACGAGTTCTACCGCAGGGCCGCCTCGTACAGCATAACTATGTCAAGAATAGCCGAGTTTCTTAAATCCCACCTTCCCAGCGGAAAAGGTGGAATAAAGGATTTCCTATTCCCCCAAATGCCGAAAAGGCGTGAGTATACCTACGAGGGCATAGAAAAACTCATTAAGGACACAGAAAAGTTCCTGTCCGAAGTCGAGCCTAAAGTTAAGGAAGTTGAAACGAGGATGAGTTCCATAAACACCGAGATCGAGAGGATAAAGGACGTCATTAGAACCCTTGAGAGGCTTTCGGCTTTCAATCTTGATGTCTCGTACCTAAGGCACTCTGGAATGGTGGAGGTGCTGGTCGGTTCGATCGACAGAAACAGGCTTTCCTCTCTCAGGGAAGAGCTTGAAAACGCAACCTCCGGTAAAATTGTCATGGTTCCTAAAGAGGAGGGTGACACAGTTCTTCTGGCAATTGCCTTTCTCTCTAGGGACTACAACAAAATAAATCCGATCCTCGCCAAGCACTCCTTTGAAAAAATCGATGTTCCCGAGGGGGAGGGGACACCCGCAGAACTTATTCGCAAATACTCTGAGGAACTTGGTAAGAAGGAGAGAGAGCTTGAGGAAGTACACAAACTTGCCAGAGAGCTTGCGGTGAAGTACTACGAGGATGTAAAGTTCTACCTTGAGCTTGTTGAGAACGAGAGAAACAAGGCCAACGTCTTGGGAATGCTCGCAAGGACGAACATGACATTCGGTCTGACCGGATGGGTTCCAAAAGCTGACGCTGAGAAAGTAAGGGAAGGAATCCTTAAGGTAACAGATGGAAAAGCCTACGTTAACTTCAGGGAGCCAGCTAAAGAAGAACTCGATGAGATCCCGATAAAGCTTAACAACCCCGGCTGGGCCAGGCCCTTTGAGATGCTCACCGAGATGTACGGCGTTCCAAAGTACGACGAGATCGACCCGACACCGCTGATAGCTTTCACGTACTCATTCTTCTTCGGCTTTATGCTCACGGACTTCCTGTACGGCCTCATCGTTGGAATAGTCGCTGCACTGCTGGTCAAAGGGCACAGGAAGTTCAACGACGGAACCTACAAGTTCTCCTACACTCTCCTCTGGAGCTCGTTCTTCACGATGCTCATGGGCGCTCTATTCGGCAGTTACTTCGGGAACGCGCTGGACGTAGTGGGCGCGGCCCTGACGGGAAATCCAGACTTCCAGATGTGGCGCATAGCTGACCCACTCAGGGATCCAATGTTCGTCCTCATACTTGCCCTGGCCGTTGGTCTCGCCCATCTCTTCGTTGGATACACCCTCGGCTTCATTGTCAAGTGGAAGAACGGTGACAGGAAGGGAGCTCTCCTCGACCAGCTTCCATGGATGCTCGTAATACTGGCAATAGCCCTGTTCGCAACAGGAAAGAACGTCCCGGCCTTCGTTAGCTCTGCTAAGGTTCTCTTTGGGACGGGCTTAGTCCTCTTCGCCATCGGTGAGATAGTGAACAACGGCGGCCTAGCGGCCCTGATGATAATCTCGGACTTCTTCGGTTTCGTGGGAACCTGGCTCAGTTACGCCCGTTTAATGGCCCTTGCCCTTGCAACCGGTGGAATAGCGATGGTCATAAACGTCCTGGTTCAGATGATCTGGGGAGTAAAGACCCTCTACATAGGGCCAATAATTGGCGTGATTTTGTTCTTTGGAGGGCAGATATTTTCAACAGCTATAAACGCACTCGGTGCATTTGTTCACTCTCTCCGCCTTCACTACGTGGAGTTCTTTGGCACCTTCTACTCCGGGGAGGGGAAGCCCTTCGAGCCCTTCAAGTCCCGGAGGGAGGTGTCGGAGGTAACGCTTAAGGTTGAAAACGCATGA
- a CDS encoding amidohydrolase family protein: MSILIRNGYVIYGEDFEIVKADVLIEGNSIAEVRKGINESADTVIDASGRVVSPGFINLHTHSPMGLLRGLADDLPLMDWLQNHIWPREAKLTPEYIKVGAYLGALEMIKTGTTTFLDMYFHMDAVAEAVLDSGLRGYLSYGMIDLGDPEKTEKEIKEALREMKSIEKLNSERVQFVFGPHAPYTCSIALLKEVRRLASEHNRLITIHVSETMAEIGQITERYGKSPVVLLDDIGFLGSDVIIAHGVWLDSRDIQILARNGVTVAHNPGSNMKLASGVMPLQKLINAGVNVGLGTDGAASNNNLDMLEEMKLAALLHKVHNLDPTVADAKTVFKMATLNGARALGIKAGIIKEGYLADLAIIDFNQPHLRPINNVISHLVYSANGNDVETTIVDGKILMLDREVLTLDEEKILDDAEKIVGKIG, encoded by the coding sequence ATGAGCATTCTCATCAGGAACGGGTACGTAATCTACGGCGAGGACTTCGAGATAGTTAAGGCCGACGTCCTCATCGAGGGAAACAGTATAGCCGAGGTCAGGAAGGGTATAAACGAGTCCGCTGATACTGTCATAGATGCGAGTGGAAGGGTGGTCTCTCCAGGTTTCATCAACCTCCACACTCATTCCCCTATGGGCCTCCTCAGGGGCCTGGCAGACGATCTCCCCCTCATGGACTGGCTCCAGAACCACATCTGGCCGAGAGAGGCAAAGCTTACCCCTGAATACATCAAGGTCGGGGCTTATCTCGGTGCCCTCGAGATGATCAAGACGGGCACTACTACCTTCCTCGACATGTACTTCCACATGGATGCCGTTGCGGAAGCGGTTCTCGATTCCGGCCTTAGAGGTTACCTCAGCTACGGCATGATAGATCTCGGCGACCCGGAGAAGACCGAGAAGGAGATAAAAGAAGCCCTCAGAGAGATGAAATCTATAGAAAAGCTGAACTCCGAGAGGGTTCAGTTTGTCTTCGGACCGCACGCGCCCTACACCTGCTCGATAGCCCTGCTGAAAGAGGTCAGAAGGCTCGCGAGCGAGCACAACAGGCTGATAACCATCCACGTGAGCGAGACGATGGCTGAGATAGGCCAGATAACCGAGCGCTATGGGAAGAGTCCAGTCGTTCTCCTTGACGACATCGGCTTCCTTGGAAGCGACGTTATAATAGCGCACGGCGTCTGGCTCGACAGCAGGGACATCCAAATTCTGGCAAGGAACGGCGTTACCGTTGCCCACAACCCCGGCAGCAATATGAAGCTTGCCAGCGGAGTCATGCCCCTTCAAAAGCTCATCAACGCGGGCGTAAACGTCGGTCTTGGGACGGACGGGGCTGCAAGCAACAACAACCTCGACATGCTGGAGGAGATGAAGCTGGCGGCACTTCTCCACAAGGTTCACAACCTCGATCCAACGGTGGCCGATGCGAAAACAGTCTTCAAAATGGCGACACTCAACGGGGCAAGGGCACTCGGAATAAAGGCTGGCATAATAAAGGAGGGCTATCTCGCTGACTTGGCGATAATCGACTTCAATCAGCCCCATCTAAGGCCGATAAACAACGTTATCAGCCATCTCGTTTACTCAGCGAACGGAAACGACGTCGAGACAACTATAGTAGATGGAAAAATCCTGATGCTCGACAGGGAAGTTCTGACCTTGGACGAGGAGAAGATACTGGATGATGCTGAGAAGATCGTGGGGAAAATAGGATGA
- a CDS encoding V-type ATP synthase subunit H, protein MEEIIKRIVDAEKEAEEKIERAKEEAKKIIEKAKEDARAIEEEILAKARAEGEKLVENARKEGEEEAKRILSEGEEEIENMKIKATQNFENAVAIALELVRGS, encoded by the coding sequence ATGGAGGAGATCATCAAGCGCATTGTCGATGCCGAAAAAGAGGCGGAAGAGAAAATAGAACGAGCAAAGGAAGAGGCCAAGAAAATAATTGAAAAAGCAAAGGAAGATGCACGCGCGATTGAGGAAGAGATTTTGGCTAAGGCCAGGGCTGAGGGCGAGAAGCTCGTAGAAAATGCCCGGAAAGAGGGAGAGGAAGAGGCAAAGAGAATTCTCTCTGAGGGCGAGGAAGAGATAGAGAACATGAAAATCAAAGCAACTCAGAATTTTGAGAATGCCGTCGCCATTGCCTTAGAACTTGTGAGAGGGAGTTGA
- a CDS encoding ADP-dependent ribose-1-phosphate kinase: MKDLDVIGIGNLNYDIIMLVDHFPEFHEKVNAEKAFFGLGGAAGNTITWLAHMGLRTGFIGAVGNDEMGEVHIRYFRRIGVDTSRIRVVNEPSGIAVSIIHGEDKRIVKYPGANRFKILDREYIARARLIHLSSNPVETIREAVSMAKDVGTLVSVDIGEAELPKEVEERIDYLMMNEDEYRRKYGSLDLSICRAKNLVVTLNGGGALIRGEDGEEKEIRGLSAEVIDSTGAGDSFAAGVIYGVLKGWSLEESAKLGMLLAYFTVQKVGARSAVMPLEKIVEESKRLGLNLPFSMT; this comes from the coding sequence ATGAAAGACCTTGACGTGATCGGAATTGGCAATTTAAACTACGACATAATAATGCTTGTAGACCACTTTCCGGAATTCCACGAGAAGGTTAACGCCGAAAAGGCCTTCTTCGGCCTCGGGGGAGCGGCCGGAAATACAATAACCTGGCTGGCCCATATGGGTCTGAGAACAGGCTTCATCGGCGCCGTTGGGAACGACGAGATGGGTGAGGTCCACATCAGGTACTTCAGGAGAATAGGTGTGGACACGTCCAGAATAAGGGTTGTTAATGAGCCCTCGGGTATCGCGGTGTCGATTATTCACGGCGAGGACAAGAGAATAGTGAAGTACCCGGGGGCAAACAGGTTCAAAATCCTCGATAGGGAGTACATAGCCAGAGCCAGGCTGATACACCTCTCGTCCAACCCCGTTGAGACAATCAGAGAGGCCGTATCCATGGCAAAAGACGTTGGAACCCTTGTTTCTGTGGATATAGGTGAGGCAGAACTTCCGAAGGAAGTCGAAGAAAGAATAGACTACCTCATGATGAACGAGGACGAGTACCGGAGAAAATACGGCTCCCTGGACTTAAGCATCTGCCGGGCAAAAAATCTAGTGGTAACCCTGAACGGCGGTGGTGCGCTGATAAGGGGGGAGGACGGAGAGGAGAAGGAAATAAGGGGGCTTAGCGCCGAGGTAATAGACTCAACCGGGGCGGGGGACTCATTCGCGGCCGGAGTAATATACGGAGTCCTGAAGGGCTGGTCCCTGGAGGAGTCGGCCAAGTTGGGAATGTTGCTGGCTTACTTTACCGTCCAGAAGGTTGGTGCAAGGAGTGCAGTGATGCCGCTGGAGAAGATCGTGGAGGAAAGCAAAAGGCTGGGTCTTAATCTACCATTTAGTATGACCTGA